A genomic stretch from Triplophysa dalaica isolate WHDGS20190420 chromosome 4, ASM1584641v1, whole genome shotgun sequence includes:
- the si:dkey-237j10.2 gene encoding uncharacterized protein si:dkey-237j10.2: MLGEAFLHVLNCKYDARNHAEHNDTHSRRPINRPEPGMANAAARSSLTPQSVRACRPVDPEKPGPCRASEPSNAVPIRRCGGEDHLGMTLYCSWCCPSFYKDYPDLRLAGDRLDHWSPHNPDPLSSEDKVPLLQSLDLSSLEPSQDQNQQVKAETQQDEGYLVMESAQGPGWERRLTNSMLNGYLEIQMLEVFCQHMHNMACCGSSLPGTDVMPTLVSTSLTVPKEHSTNREEMAKNVVRYLSTCSAPATSHFSSPVLRISEAEEPPS; the protein is encoded by the exons ATGCTCGGAGAAGCTTTCCTTCATGTTCTGAACTGCAAATATGACGCCAGGAATCATGCTGAACACAatgacacacactcacgcagGCCCATCAACCGCCCCGAACCTGGTATGGCGAACGCTGCTGCCAGATCATCTCTGACACCACAAAGTGTGAGAG CTTGTAGGCCTGTAGACCCTGAAAAGCCAGGACCTTGCCGGGCCTCTGAACCCAGCAATGCTGTGCCTATTCGTCGCTGTGGTGGGGAAGATCACCTGGGCATGACGTTGTATTGCTCCTGGTGCTGTCCCAGCTTCTATAAAGACTATCCGGACCTCCGACTAGCAGGCGACCGGCTGGATCATTGGAGTCCTCATAACCCAGACCCTCTTAGCTCAGAGGACAAGGTGCCATTGCTACAATCTCTGGACCTGAGCTCTCTGGAACCTTCTCAGGATCAAAATCAACAGGTAAAGGCAGAAACACAGCAGGATGAGGGCTATCTTGTTATGGAGAGTGCTCAGGGTCCTGGTTGGGAGAGGAGGCTCACCAACTCCATGTTGAATGGTTATCTGGAGATCCAAATGCTGGAGGTGTTTTGTCAGCACATGCACAACATGGCTTGCTGTGGATCATCATTGCCTGGTACTGATGTCATGCCAACACTGGTGTCCACCAGCCTGACAGTACCGAAAGAGCACAGCACCAATCGGGAAGAGATGGCCAAAAATGTTGTGCGGTACTTGAGCACTTGTTCAGCTCCGGCCACGTCCCATTTCAGCTCACCTGTGCTGCGTATCTCAGAAGCAGAGGAGCCACCCTCGTAA
- the hmgn7 gene encoding high mobility group nucleosomal binding domain 7 isoform X1: MPKRKGADGEVKEEPQRRSARLSAKPTTPKPEPKPKKTPKKEKEVNDKKEEKKAKVKPDESKEENQSENGETKTNEVEKTPDEEAETEKEDPKTE; the protein is encoded by the exons ATGCCCAAGAGAAAG GGAGCTGATGGGGAAGTCAAGGAGGAG CCTCAGAGAAGGTCTGCTAGATTATCAGCG AAACCAACAACTCCCAAACCTGAACCCAAACCCAAAAAGACTCCCAAG AAGGAGAAGGaggtaaatgataaaaaggaaGAGAAGAAAGCAAAGGTAAAGCCTGACGAATCCAAGGAGGAGAACCAGTCGGAAAATGGGGAGACGAAGACCAATGAG GTTGAGAAAACTCCAGACGAGGAGGCAGAAACTGAGAAGGAGGACCCGAAGACAGAGTAG
- the hmgn7 gene encoding high mobility group nucleosomal binding domain 7 isoform X2 has translation MPKRKGADGEVKEEPQRRSARLSAKPTTPKPEPKPKKTPKEKEVNDKKEEKKAKVKPDESKEENQSENGETKTNEVEKTPDEEAETEKEDPKTE, from the exons ATGCCCAAGAGAAAG GGAGCTGATGGGGAAGTCAAGGAGGAG CCTCAGAGAAGGTCTGCTAGATTATCAGCG AAACCAACAACTCCCAAACCTGAACCCAAACCCAAAAAGACTCCCAAG GAGAAGGaggtaaatgataaaaaggaaGAGAAGAAAGCAAAGGTAAAGCCTGACGAATCCAAGGAGGAGAACCAGTCGGAAAATGGGGAGACGAAGACCAATGAG GTTGAGAAAACTCCAGACGAGGAGGCAGAAACTGAGAAGGAGGACCCGAAGACAGAGTAG